CTaataaatggggggggggacCCTGTGCCTGCTCAGGGGAGGGTACGGGGGGCGGCTAGCGGCAGCCCTGAGCTTGGCGGCGTTTTCTGAGGCCTCTCCGTGGCTGGGGCAGCTCCTCAAGCAGCCATTCCCTCAGGAACCCGCGCCTAAACCGAGCTGCGCCGCACTCCCCGGGCTGGGCCGCGGCCTGGGCCCTCGGCCAGGCGCTGCCGTCCCTCCCGGCCGCCGGGGAGCgctgcggcggcggggccgggcggcctGTGCGGTCGGGagcgcggcgggccgggggcgggccgGCGCCTCCGCCCGCCCGCCAGCCCCCCGTTCcccgcctctcccctccccacgcCTGTTCAGCCGCCGCGCCGGCCGTGCCGTGCTGAGCCgaggggctgggccgggcccGGCCGTGCCCCGCCTCGCCGTCCCCGGGCCTGCACGCCTGCGGCTGCTCCGCGGCTGAGGTAACCGGTGAGGCGGGGCAGGCCGCGCCGGGCAGCGGGGTGGTGTggtgggccgggccgggccgggccgccgggCGGAGGAGCAGGCCGTACTGTGCCGCAGGGACGCGGGGCGATGACCGGCAGCGCTGGGCCTGTGGGCTGCGGGGtgcccggcgcggcccgggcCTCCCTCCGCCCCGCGCGGCCTCGTCCCGGCGGGCCCAGGAGCCCCGGGCGGGACGGCGTGCTGCCCCCGCTGCCCGTCGCCTCAACAGAGCTGCCGGCACGCCTTAGGTGGTGTGTTAGGCGAAAAGATGGGAAATGTTGAAACTGAAATAACGATTGTACAGCTGCTGGTGTGGGGGAGCTTGACCTgaaaatgtgggggtttttctttaattctttccaCTGCTCCCCGTACGGTTTTTGGTTATGTTTTTTATTCCCCGTGCTGCTCGTTCGGAAGGGCTGCCTCTTTGCTGTTCAGTGGCGAATAATTTCCCTGAATGGTGCGGGGGGAAGCAGCAGGGTGGGATTTCTGTTGGCTTCAGTGGGGCCCTTCTCAGGCTCCTGAGTTAGTCCAGGTAGCAGTCGGAATTGCAGTGATCACAGCTTATACACGTAAATGAGTTACTGCTGTtagagctgagaaaaaaaagatcctgaATTACTGAGTGTGCCTGCTCAATTGAAATGTTCGTTAGCGTTCGTAATGAAAATGCTGAGAGGACTTTAATCCCTCTGAgcatatttgtttgtttggctaCAGGCAGCTCAGAAGTACCGGTGCCATAACCTTATGCACTTTGACGACAAAAGTTGACATTTTTCATGCCTTCTATGAGAAAAAGTTTATGACCTCCAGCCCTCCCAGAGGAATGATCAGGGGCTCTGCTCTTGCCCTGCTAAAGTGGCTGTCCTCTGTCAGTAACCAGTACCTGCAACTTTGCCACTGCGCAGTGGTGAATAAGAAGGTAATCCATTAAATGTGGCTTTATTTCCCTAAATCTAGAACTGAAATGGTATAGGAGCGCATCTACAAGATGCCTCTGTAGGATTTGAAGCTTCTTATTGATATCTTCAATAACTTTAATCGTAAATGgggctgtttgtttgttttagaacaCTGGATGAGAGATACCATTACTAAttcccttttcttgttttttggtctattttccctttcaaacaTTAATGAAATGTCCCTGTGGCGCTTTTGCTATTAgtgtatttcagtattttttcccgCTTACAGCTGTCTTTAGCCACTAACACTTACAGGCAGTTTGCTTTTTGACTTTCCAATGTTCTGttaaggctttttattttataaagctatcaatattttttcaacttgtaaaaaagctttattatattttacattgttttataTCAGTTACTTGGGTTTCTAAGTCTTGTAGTAGTATAAAATAGATACCCCAAATTAATAATTTGAATAGGATGCGTTAACTCAGTTGATCTTGTAGAGTGGTGTTAACTCcacagaaaatttaaatgtcttcagaagacaaagaagCTCAGGAGGATGAGCTGCTGGCTTTGGCTAGCATTTATGATGAAGATGAGTTTAAGAGAGCCGAGTCAGCCCAAGGAGGAGAAACAAGAATTTGTCTGGAGTTGCCCcaaaacttcaaaatttttGTGAGTGGTGAGTTGAGATGTTTTGTGTTATCCCGAAATTAGCTTTTACCAAGCTGATCTTCTGGTGGTGCATGCGTAGAGGGTTGCTGCTCTAGCAACCCAGAGGAACACTGACCAGACAAAGCCATGACTGACCCTGTGCTGTGCTTGTGGTCTTGTTGGCATTTATATCCGAGTAGGTGATTTCATCCTCATACATATCACCTCTTCAGTGAACTTTAAAATTAGAGATGAGTAATagtatttctttgcaataattaagttcatttatttttttttctttccttgaggATATGTCTTCCCAGGTTCGGGGTTTGTGCAGGATCCGATATTTCACAGTACTGGTGTTTACTCATTTAACCATATACATACAAGCCTGTGAAATCTTACTGCACTGAGAAGTTTTGTTATTTAGGGTtgaataaatcattttaaaccCAGAAATTTATCAAATGAAGAGAGATATATTGGGTGCTGCCATAAACAGTTACAGttcattagttttcattttcttgttatttctcAAGCTGTCTCAGTTCTCTTTGATTCAGGCAATTCCACAGAGAGCCTCCAGAACAACGGGTTTGAATACACCGTTTGCTTTCTGCCTCCCCTTGTGCTGAATTTTGAACTCCCACCAGACTACCCATCAACCTCCCCACCGGTGTTTACCCTCAGTGGAAAATGGCTCTCCCAAGCCCAGGTTTGCAAAAtagttttaacattttaacagagCTTTTGTGATGACGAGTTAAGTTCATAATTATCAGTGCTCTGGGGGATGTTAATGGAGTagatgaaagtaaaaataagacATAAACAATTACATTGCTCTTTCAGTTGgctcttcttttgtttcctgcttgtttttatttggtcACCATTCTGAGGAATGAAAGCTTGCATCTATGAGCGTTGTTTTTAGATGTATTttacgtatatattaaaaactcCAGGATCAGAAATCTAAGTATGCACTAAGGAGGACCATGGGAGAGGCAAACAGTAAGGAGTTGTCAGAACTTACTGAAATCtggaattgttttttctttcctagcttAGTGCTCTTTGCAAACACTTAGACAACGTATGGGAAGAGAATCGAGGCTGTGTGGTCTTATTTGCCTGGATGCagtttctgaaggaagaaacacTGAGTTATCTGAATATTTCCTCCCCATATGAGCTAAAAATGTGCCATCAAGGGAGTGGGCAGAGTAGGACGCCTTTGGTCCCTCTCGACGCTGAGAAGGATTGTGGTGGTGCAGCAGGCTCTGCCGCGGCTGCGGAAGAACTCATCGATGCAAGAGCTGTACAGGATGTGGAATCGTTGTCGAGTCTGATTAGGGAAATCTTGGACTTTGATCAGGCTCAGAGGAGGAAGTGCTTTAACAGTAAGATGTACTTGTGCAATAtctgcttctgtgagaagctgggCAGTGAATGTATGTACTTCACCGAGTGCAGCCATGTATACTGCAAAGCATGCCTGAAGGACTACTTTGAAATACAGATCAGGGATGGTCAGGTCCACTGTCTCAACTGTCCAGAACCGAAGTGTTCTTCTGTTGCTACTCCTGGCCAGGTAATAGAAGTGTGCGAGCAGTGATGGTAGAGTTCTGCTAACTTACCAATAATTACAGAAGACAAGGTGTGGCTTTTCATGGTGAGCATTGTGAATATACCTGGGGAGATTTTGTTTCATACTCTGAGCCACACAGAGGCATCAGAGTTAAAACTGGATCACTTGGCACAGATTTTGCCCACTTTATTAGTACTGGCATTGGTCAGAGGCCTGAATTAATGTCCCATTGCATTTGACACTGCATGCTGTTCATTTGATTAATTATTACTAAAGTAGCGTTTCTAGGAGTATTTTCATGACCTATTGGAGAATATAAAGTGGATTCGTCCCAGCTGTAGGTACTTCTTCATTGACTTACTGTTTTTTGCTGAAGCTAGCAGGCTCAGAATTTCAGAGGCATGTAATCTTTCTTTGATCTTTGTTTAGGTTAAAGAGTTGGTTGGAGAGCAGCTCTTTGCACGTTACGACCGCCTGCTTCTGCAGTCTAGCTTGGACCTGATGGCCGATGTAGTGTATTGCCCTCGCCCGGGCTGTCAGACACCCGTCATGCAAGAACCAGGTTGCACCATGGGCATGTGTTCCTGTTGCAACTATGCTTTTTGTACTCTTTGTAAAATGACTTACCATGGGGTCTCTCCGTGTAAAGTTACTGCGGGTGAGTCATTGTCTTTCAGAAATGGATCAAGAAGCAATTAAGCGTTGTGCGAAAAATTAAGCAAGGAAACTCATCACCACATGAGCTTTCTAAAAGATTAGACAGATTCATTTGGAGTAGGTCTGTTGCTGGCAATTAAAAAGTATTCCTTTGATGACACTCTGCAGCTCAGGAAATCCCTAAACTGCTGATTGCCAAATGCTGAGAGGCCATAGCAGgggaagaataattttgtatGTGCCTTTTTTCACCCTTTCTTGTGAATCCACTACTGTCTGTTGTCAGAGTTGATATTGGACTCAGGTGGATGCTTCTCTATCTGTTTGGCCTCAAAATCGTGTAACAAAGTTTCATTAAATGtgtgttcagaaaaaatatttctgttttcagtttattttacattGTAGATTTGTTCTAATTCCATTGACTGGTCTCTTTTATAATGAAACAGCATAAAACGGTTGAATTTTGAGGTAGAGGGGTTTTAAtattctcatctttttcttatgtattcaaatgttttgcttgctttttaattaatgatGTTAGTTTCGTTTGAGAATGCCTTATGCTATTATTAGCTGGACTTCTTTATATAATAGATTACAaaagctgtttttgtttttggttgtttttgttggtttttttatttttgttttattccccaGAGAAATTAATGGATTTGCGAAATGAATATTTAGAAGCAGATGAGGCAACTAAAAGATTTTTGGAACAACGTTATGGCAAACGAGTGATTCAGAAAGCCCTTGAGGAGATGGAGAGTAAAGAATGGCTAGAAAAGAACTCAAAGTCTTGTCCTTGCTGCGGTACTCACATAGAGGTAAGTGCGGAGGGGAAAGGCTGAAGAATTATAGTAACTCTTAATGGAAACTAACATAAATTGTTAAGTCAGTTCTGTATTAAGGCTGGAACAGAGATTTATTTGTAGCCTCCAAGTTCACCAGGGAAGGTGAATTTCTAGGAAATGGTAAGAGAACTTTCCATTTCTGTCTGTGTTATACAGAAAAGGAGGTGATGTTTCTGGAGCTCAGGGACTTGAGTAAATATAGCAACTGGTATTGTTCAGACTGCAGTACTAAAAAGATCCAGGTTGACTACAGATCCATATGAAtccctttgttttccatgtgtttcAGGCTACTGCTGTTTCAGGCTACAGCcaggaaataaaaccagcttcagaaaaatattcatttccagTATTGTTAGTGCGATAGCCAATTTACAATTCTGGGATTCTAGCTCCTAGTTTTTttgaacagtgaaaaaatatcagtgttaTGATAGAGTCGGGGTAAAATGTATTCATTAGTTGATGCGTTTTTGAGGACTGTTATCATTTAGCGACAGGCCTGAAGACTGACATGGTAAGATTTTGTTACTGCtatttcttgtttccttcccctgccagaAACTGGATGGTTGTAACAAAATGACGTGCACTGGCTGCATGCAGTATTTCTGCTGGCTTTGTATGGGTTCTTTGTCAAGGGTGAACCCATACAGGCACTTCAATGATCCATCTTCTCCATGCTTTAATAGGTATGTATTTACATGTATTTCTTCTAGTGCCGTACcacttatttttgtgttttttcttacaGTCTCTCCCAGATTATTCTTACCTTGACATTTGTAGCTATACAGCTTAAGACACAATTTCTTCTCTCAAATATTTACACTCACAAGGACCTGAcactaacaataaaaaaaatcagcagtgaTTTGGGATATGGTTTTGCTTTCTAagaacttttgttttaaaattccGGAGAAGTCTTCTGGGCCTATTCCTGATGCTGTATTTCCTGCCTCTGACTGAGAGACAGCCTGTAGTGAAATGTTTCCTTGCAGATGCTCAGGTGTATGATAACGCAACGCAAGGCTTTGGGTAAGAAAGCTGCTTCTAAAAAGCTGCAAACTTGGCTTACATCACTGCCGTTAGGGATATATCAAGAGACAAAGGATGCCGCTGCCACCTGGACAAATGAAAGGGCAGGCAGGTCAGAGAGGTGTAATAATGGCAGCCTCTAAGCTTGTGTGTATTCCCTTGGGTTGTGCCCATTGCTGTGATATGTAGTGCCTGGATACAAAAGTCCAGATACCAATAGTTTACTCAATCCTCCACcgtcttttctgctttaatagATGTGGCTGacaggattctttttttcccccccccttgtTCTTGGcccttctttttcagcattcccttttctcccaacagtaatttttttacttcttccctgttttcctttctatttttcttctggtgtctcccactgttcttttttcttttagtttagcTTAACCTCTACCTATCTTGACTAAGTTCATCTGTTTTATAAaaaccccatttttttcttcccttttgttcCTCCACTGCTTATATGTTACAGTTGTGTGCCCAGCTCTGTATTGTCCGATTAGACTGGAGCAGGCAGGCTTGGCTGCTGATTATATACTGCCTACAGACCAACTAGGAACGGCAGCATGCTAGGTAACTTCTAGTACGTTTTggattattaatattttcagggACTTCTTGAGACATCGTGTTTGTAAGGTACTGTAAAACCTTCTGGTGTAACGTGCTGTAGAAGTGGAGAGTAGCGTATTTTAATTGACTTTGAGGACTGCAGCATGAGTGGTTTAtgatactggaaaaaaaagtgaaactcgctgcttttgtattttttgtcgcatttagattgattttttttttttaacatattttacttttttttacatCCTGATATAAATTATTGGCTGTCTTGCAGATTGTTTCAAGCCATGCATATTGATGGTGAGTTCTGGGAAGCTGAAGATGAAGACTAGTAGCTTTCTCTAGCAAcaaaagctgaacaaaccagAGACAGatgctttccatttttgtgTCGAGTTTGCTTTTCACTTCCATTACGTGATAGAAGAATGATAACTACCTTGCACTGCGGGCTACTCACACTTCAGAGGCTGTTGCCAAAACCAAAGGAGACCATTTTACCCATCCTGTGGTCAGGATCACCGTGGAAGGCCCTAATAATCATATCGATTGTTAAAGATAAACGCCACCAGTCAGAAGTTGGaaaattactggaaaaataCATACTAAGAGGTGCCCcgttttcaaaagcaaacaaacaaaactgaagccCCAAATCGTAGAAATATTTGGGGGTTTCCTTTAGGGAGACTGACATTTTGAGGATCTTGGCTCATATCCATTGCGGGTTTTAGGGCAGCTTTATTATAGCTGTAGTGCTCTTTCTGGAGCTGTTTAGTGATGCTGCTTGGACAGGGAAAGTTTTCTGatacaatacagaaaatttcttctgtgttgagCAACTGAGCCTGTTGCTTTTATAGCATTTCCTGACctgtttctctgaaaagcagctcGTTGCTCTGTCACTGATACTTTCTAACGATGTTAAAGTTGATTATCCCTAACTCCCTTCTTGCTGGCTGTAATGCCTGGGTCTTTGCATTACTGAATGCTTTGGCAGAAAATGGCCAACAGCCATTTCCAGAAATTTGTATCAGTTTGATGGCTCATCTCAGTCTTGCCGTCCTGCTAACTCACATTGCCTCTCCTGATTTTGACGGTGATGAGCGCTAAGGCAATGAACTGAGTATGTGGCCAGTGAGAGGGTGAAAGGTTCAGATATTGAAGCACATTTTTATGGATACGTAGTTGAGATTAACTTGAATTCTTCAAGATATTGAAAATTACCTTGTCTTCTCAGATgatgaagtaatttattttttactaacTCTTAATATAAGAAATTTGATTAGTTTTGCTTCTGGACTAGATCCTTTATTTCCACTGTTCTTGCACTTCAGATTATTTCAAAAACCAAATTGTTTCCCTTAAAAGCTCAGTAAGTAGTTTTTGAGCATGAAAGTTATTACTGGAGGGAACCActaatttttttagaagtttttcCACTTGCAGAATGGtctaaaaatttattttgaaattcaaacTGCATGTGCTGTTTGTGCAGAACAAATAGCAGGGTCCGGATGGATAGCTCAGGAGCTGGAAGACTTCAGAAACTCAAGGTGAACACCTCTCACTCAGTTTTCACTGTTAGTAAATAAATTTATACTCAGATATCTGGCCAAAATGAGTGCTGATTTAGTTCCTTTCGCAGAGGATGAAAGTCTGTACTAGTAGAATTGGCAGCAGTTAAAAAGATAAGAGATGGTAAGGGCGGATCTCTTGCCTTGGTTTAGGCTCTAGGACAGTGTGTAGGGAAAGGTTCCATTGTGTATGGTTTAAATTGTATTTCCTGCACCTTTCACATGCACTAAATTCACTTTAAGACAGTAAACATAGTTGTCTCCCTGTTTGTCTTCGTTACGGCATGTGTATGGCAGCACAGGTCAGCGCGTGGGACAGAGCTCTGTTCGGCGTCGGGGTGGTGATCGCCCCTAGTGCTGGCGGGGCCGAGGCGCTCGCTCGCGTGGTCGTCTGTAGAATGACATAGCCCAGAGCTGGGCTCGTCCGGAGCTCTCGAGTGAAGCTGGCGCAGGATGCGTTCTGCTGATAGAAGTCGGGACGTTTATGTATGCAGAGTGCCCTCACACCCAGAGAGCCCTGGTTTTCCCTCGGAGGTACAAGCCCCTAACTGACACACGGTGGCTATCGTGACGCTGCTCTGGGATCACTGCATTGGATGCAGCCAGCTTTCAGCTGCAATCCCCACAGGAGTTTCCACTCTGGCCACAATTTTTAACTCTACAGGCCGAGTCCAAAAGCTGCCCGCTTTTGGAAGGGGCTTTCCTCTTGCTAAGCTGCATACGTGGGCAGATGGGGAACGTTTGTGACGAGGAGAAGCGTGTGCTTAAACCCCGTTTTCCTGCCTGGATGGAGGAGATGGTGTTGGATCTCTTAAACCTACAGGAGGCTGGGCAGGTCCCTTCTGCCAGGAGAGAGATGGGctgagggcagggctgggacgCCAAAGGCTATGTTGGGATGAAAAGCCGTGGCTGGGGATGTCTGCCAGAGCTACCAGCGCGCAAGTGCTGTGGTGAAGTATTTGAAGATGTCGCAGTGAACTACCTCTGCTTTCAAGAACTTTgtgtggagagaggaggaacGGTGATGTAGTCACCACCGCGTGTATGAATTCTGGGCGCTCGGGGAGCCCTGGGCTGGAGCTCCCATATTCCGCAGtgaggcagaggaggacagAGCCTCTGAGGAGGGGACAAGGAGGTGACTGCATTCGTAGGACAATCGGCTGGTGTTGCAAAGGTGAAACCAGAACCTGTCCTCACCGACAGAGAGCAAGGCAGGCAACTCTCGTAACGTGGCGCAGCTTCTTCCTCcgttttgttttttcctcttgtggCCTCCTCACTCGCTCCATTTCTGTGCACGCACAGAATGAGTGTTAAGATTATTTGCAGACATTTTGTGGCAAGAGGTAGAGAACCGTgacctcctcctttttcttttaaagatccccacttttttaaattaaatggctgctgcctggcaggaCAGAACTGGAGCAGGTGTTTGGTGGAAACCTGCCTGCAATTACTACGCAAGGGAGGAAGCTCTTGAAGTAGGGAGCAGCAGTAGCTATTTCTACCAAACTGCTTTCAATACAGCTTTGGTTCTAGGTGACAGAGAAATCTTGTGCAAAATAACAGGTCTTTCTCACGCTTTGAAGGTTTTGTTGTCCTGTTCAGCCTCATAAACTGTTCCGTGTTTCAGTAGCACAGTGAGACTGAGCACCAGATACAGTCACTGGGAccatttagaaaaaattaagatatttacTGTAGAAAGTTACATTACAGATTGACAGCTTACAAAATGTCtgcataaagaaataaatgctgcCCAGTTTGTCTTGCCCCTCCCTTGATAGCATTTGATAGGAAACCCAGGAATCAAGTTTCAGAATTGGTGGGGTCTTGCCAGTACGGGCTGTTGTCTACCTGTGTGGGGCTTCTGTAATTAAACACAGGCCAAGGCCAGAGGGAACAGGGCGTTTCCCTCGAGGCTTATTTGGCATTTTCTTGTGGCAATATAAAGcatgggaaggagggagagagaactTAGGGCTTCAGGCTCTGTGCTGACACAAATAACGGAgtgctgagcagcacaga
This portion of the Gymnogyps californianus isolate 813 chromosome 14, ASM1813914v2, whole genome shotgun sequence genome encodes:
- the RNF14 gene encoding E3 ubiquitin-protein ligase RNF14 isoform X1, with the protein product MSSEDKEAQEDELLALASIYDEDEFKRAESAQGGETRICLELPQNFKIFVSGNSTESLQNNGFEYTVCFLPPLVLNFELPPDYPSTSPPVFTLSGKWLSQAQLSALCKHLDNVWEENRGCVVLFAWMQFLKEETLSYLNISSPYELKMCHQGSGQSRTPLVPLDAEKDCGGAAGSAAAAEELIDARAVQDVESLSSLIREILDFDQAQRRKCFNSKMYLCNICFCEKLGSECMYFTECSHVYCKACLKDYFEIQIRDGQVHCLNCPEPKCSSVATPGQVKELVGEQLFARYDRLLLQSSLDLMADVVYCPRPGCQTPVMQEPGCTMGMCSCCNYAFCTLCKMTYHGVSPCKVTAEKLMDLRNEYLEADEATKRFLEQRYGKRVIQKALEEMESKEWLEKNSKSCPCCGTHIEKLDGCNKMTCTGCMQYFCWLCMGSLSRVNPYRHFNDPSSPCFNRLFQAMHIDGEFWEAEDED
- the RNF14 gene encoding E3 ubiquitin-protein ligase RNF14 isoform X2, yielding MSSEDKEAQEDELLALASIYDEDEFKRAESAQGGETRICLELPQNFKIFVSGNSTESLQNNGFEYTVCFLPPLVLNFELPPDYPSTSPPVFTLSGKWLSQAQLSALCKHLDNVWEENRGCVVLFAWMQFLKEETLSYLNISSPYELKMCHQGSGQSRTPLVPLDAEKDCGGAAGSAAAAEELIDARAVQDVESLSSLIREILDFDQAQRRKCFNSKMYLCNICFCEKLGSECMYFTECSHVYCKACLKDYFEIQIRDGQVHCLNCPEPKCSSVATPGQVKELVGEQLFARYDRLLLQSSLDLMADVVYCPRPGCQTPVMQEPGCTMGMCSCCNYAFCTLCKMTYHGVSPCKVTAEKLMDLRNEYLEADEATKRFLEQRYGKRVIQKALEEMESKEWLEKNSKSCPCCGTHIEKLDGCNKMTCTGCMQYFCWLCMGSLSRVNPYRHFNDPSSPCFNSCVPSSVLSD